In a genomic window of Streptomyces pristinaespiralis:
- the cimA gene encoding citramalate synthase gives MTTNGQDTQVDDSFHVFDTTLRDGAQREGINLTVADKLTIARHLDDFGVGFIEGGWPGANPRDTEFFARAQKEITFRHAQLVAFGATRRAGGKAAEDPQVRALLESGAPVVTLVAKSHDRHVELALRTTLEENLEMVRDTVSYLREQGRRVFVDCEHFFDGYRANPQYAKNVVRTAHEAGADVVILCDTNGGMLPAQVQAVVSTVLADTGARLGIHAQDDTGCAVANTLAAVDAGATHVQCTANGYGERVGNANLFPVVAALELKYGKRVLPDGALADMTRVSHAIAEVVNLTPSTHQPYVGVSAFAHKAGLHASAIKVDPDLYQHIDPELVGNTMRMLVSDMAGRASIELKGKELGIDLGGDRELVGRVVERVKERELQGYTYEAADASFELLLRAEAEGRARRYYRTESWRAIVEDRPDGTHANEATVKVWAKGERIVATAEGNGPVNALDRAMRVGLERIYPQLAKLELVDYKVRILEGRHGTGSTTRVLITTGDGSGEWATVGVADNIIAASWQALEDAYTYGLLRAGVEPTE, from the coding sequence ATGACCACCAACGGCCAGGACACGCAGGTCGACGACAGTTTCCATGTCTTCGACACGACGCTGCGCGACGGCGCCCAGCGCGAGGGCATCAACCTCACGGTCGCGGACAAGCTGACCATCGCCCGGCACCTGGACGACTTCGGCGTGGGCTTCATCGAGGGCGGCTGGCCGGGTGCGAACCCCCGCGACACGGAGTTCTTCGCCCGCGCGCAGAAGGAGATCACCTTCCGCCACGCCCAGCTCGTCGCCTTCGGCGCCACCCGCAGGGCCGGCGGCAAGGCTGCAGAGGACCCGCAGGTCCGGGCGCTGCTCGAGTCCGGCGCCCCCGTGGTCACGCTGGTGGCCAAGTCCCACGACCGACACGTCGAGCTCGCGCTGCGCACGACCCTCGAAGAGAACCTGGAGATGGTCCGCGACACCGTCTCCTACCTGCGCGAACAGGGCCGGCGGGTGTTCGTCGACTGCGAGCACTTCTTCGACGGTTACCGCGCGAACCCTCAGTACGCCAAGAACGTCGTCAGGACCGCGCACGAGGCCGGCGCCGACGTGGTGATCCTGTGCGACACCAACGGCGGCATGCTGCCCGCGCAGGTCCAGGCCGTGGTCTCCACCGTCCTCGCCGACACCGGGGCGCGCCTCGGCATCCACGCCCAGGACGACACCGGCTGCGCCGTCGCCAACACCCTGGCCGCGGTCGACGCCGGCGCCACGCACGTCCAGTGCACCGCCAACGGCTACGGCGAGCGGGTCGGCAACGCCAATCTGTTCCCGGTCGTCGCCGCGCTGGAGCTCAAGTACGGCAAGCGGGTCCTGCCGGACGGCGCGCTCGCGGACATGACCCGCGTCTCGCACGCCATCGCCGAGGTCGTGAACCTGACGCCTTCCACCCACCAGCCGTACGTGGGCGTCTCCGCCTTCGCCCACAAGGCCGGCCTGCACGCCTCGGCGATCAAGGTCGATCCCGACCTGTACCAGCACATCGACCCCGAACTGGTCGGCAACACCATGCGGATGCTCGTGTCCGACATGGCCGGCCGCGCCTCGATCGAGCTCAAGGGCAAGGAGCTCGGCATCGACCTCGGCGGCGACCGCGAGCTGGTCGGCCGGGTCGTCGAACGCGTCAAGGAGCGCGAACTCCAGGGCTACACCTACGAGGCCGCCGACGCCTCGTTCGAGCTGCTGCTGCGCGCCGAGGCCGAGGGCCGGGCCCGCCGCTACTACCGCACCGAGTCCTGGCGGGCCATCGTGGAGGACCGCCCGGACGGCACCCACGCCAACGAGGCCACGGTGAAGGTGTGGGCCAAGGGCGAGCGCATCGTCGCCACCGCGGAGGGCAACGGCCCGGTCAACGCGCTCGACCGCGCCATGCGGGTGGGCCTGGAGAGGATCTACCCGCAGCTCGCGAAGCTGGAGCTGGTCGACTACAAGGTCCGGATCCTCGAGGGCCGTCACGGCACCGGCTCGACGACCCGGGTGCTGATCACGACCGGCGACGGCAGCGGCGAATGGGCCACGGTCGGCGTCGCGGACAACATCATCGCCGCGTCCTGGCAGGCCCTCGAGGACGCGTACACCTACGGTCTGCTGCGCGCCGGCGTCGAGCCGACGGAGTAG
- a CDS encoding TetR/AcrR family transcriptional regulator, producing the protein MLAAAMATIAERGLDGLTMAGLGRQVGMSSGHLLYYFRTKDELLLQTLEWSEGRLGAERGALLSRQAPARERLEAYVDLYVPDGPRDPHWTLWLEVWNRSQNADADMRGRQAAIEGAWHRDLVALLAEGVSRGEFRPVDPDRFASRLRALLDGFSVHVAVGIPGTGREQVLAHVGEFVSESLLR; encoded by the coding sequence CTGCTCGCGGCGGCCATGGCCACCATCGCGGAACGCGGCCTCGACGGGCTGACCATGGCCGGGCTCGGCCGGCAGGTCGGCATGAGCAGCGGGCACCTCCTCTACTACTTCCGCACCAAGGACGAACTGCTCCTGCAGACACTGGAGTGGAGCGAGGGCCGCCTCGGCGCGGAACGCGGCGCGCTGCTGTCCCGGCAGGCGCCGGCCCGTGAACGGCTCGAGGCGTACGTCGACCTCTACGTCCCCGACGGGCCGCGCGACCCGCACTGGACGCTCTGGCTCGAGGTCTGGAACCGCTCGCAGAACGCCGACGCCGACATGCGGGGCCGCCAGGCGGCGATCGAGGGCGCCTGGCACCGCGACCTGGTGGCGCTCCTGGCGGAGGGCGTCTCCCGCGGCGAGTTCCGCCCGGTGGACCCCGACCGCTTCGCGTCCCGCCTGCGGGCGCTGCTGGACGGCTTCAGCGTCCACGTCGCCGTGGGCATACCGGGGACGGGGCGCGAGCAGGTGCTGGCACATGTGGGGGAGTTCGTGTCGGAGTCACTGCTGCGCTGA
- a CDS encoding agmatine deiminase family protein codes for MTFRMPAEWAPHERTWMAWPGPNPTFTDEAELAEARAAWASVARAVRHFEPVTVVAGTGQVASARELLGPDIEIVERDLDDAWMRDIGPTFVTDGSRLAAVDWVFNGWGAAEWARWEHDAKIARHVADLAGVPVHPSPLVNEGGAIHVDGEGTVLLTDTVQLGPERNPGWTRAEVEAEIHARLGTTKAIWLPRGLSGDYRTYGTRGHVDIVAAFARPGVVVVHTQPDPSHPDHEQCKANVALLSAQTDARGRRLEVVEVPAPTKLRDEDGEWVDYSYINHYLCNGGLVLCAFDDPRDEIAAGIFRRLFPERTVTLVDARAIFAGGGGIHCITQQQPRV; via the coding sequence GTGACCTTCCGCATGCCGGCCGAATGGGCCCCGCACGAGCGCACCTGGATGGCCTGGCCCGGCCCCAACCCGACCTTCACCGACGAGGCGGAGCTCGCGGAGGCCCGCGCGGCATGGGCGTCCGTGGCACGGGCCGTACGCCACTTCGAGCCGGTGACCGTGGTCGCCGGCACGGGGCAGGTGGCCTCGGCCCGTGAACTCCTCGGTCCGGACATCGAGATCGTCGAACGTGACCTGGACGACGCCTGGATGCGCGACATCGGCCCGACCTTCGTCACCGACGGCTCCCGACTGGCCGCCGTGGACTGGGTGTTCAACGGCTGGGGCGCGGCCGAATGGGCGCGCTGGGAGCACGACGCCAAGATCGCCCGCCATGTCGCGGACCTCGCGGGCGTGCCCGTGCACCCCTCGCCGCTGGTCAACGAGGGTGGCGCGATCCACGTCGACGGCGAGGGCACCGTCCTGCTCACGGACACCGTCCAGCTCGGCCCCGAGCGGAACCCCGGCTGGACCCGCGCGGAGGTCGAGGCGGAGATCCACGCCCGGCTCGGCACGACAAAGGCCATCTGGCTGCCGCGCGGCCTGAGCGGGGACTACCGCACGTACGGCACCCGCGGTCACGTCGACATCGTCGCCGCCTTCGCCCGCCCCGGCGTCGTCGTGGTCCACACCCAGCCCGACCCGTCCCACCCGGACCACGAACAGTGCAAGGCGAACGTCGCGCTGCTCTCGGCCCAGACGGACGCCAGGGGACGCCGCCTGGAGGTCGTCGAGGTCCCGGCCCCGACGAAGCTCCGCGACGAGGACGGCGAGTGGGTCGACTACTCGTACATCAACCACTATCTGTGCAACGGCGGCCTGGTCCTCTGCGCCTTCGACGACCCGCGCGACGAGATCGCGGCGGGCATCTTCCGGCGGCTCTTCCCCGAGCGGACGGTGACGCTGGTGGACGCGAGGGCGATCTTCGCGGGCGGCGGCGGCATCCACTGCATCACCCAGCAGCAGCCGCGGGTCTGA
- a CDS encoding urease subunit alpha: MSRPTRHHDHHRPAPRDIDPHEYASVHGPRAGDRVVLGDSGLVVRVESDAQKPGDEFLAGFGKTARDGLHLKAAAVRETCDVVISNVLVIDAVLGIRKVSIGIREGRVHAVGRAGNPDTLDGVDVVVGTGTSIVSGEGLIATAGAVDTHVHLLSPRIMEASLASGVTTVIGQEFGPVWGVGVNSPWALRHAFNAFDAWPVNIGFLARGSSSDPAPLVEALAEGGASGFKVHEDMGAHTRALDTALRVAEEHDVQVALHSDGLNECLSVEDTLRVLDGRTIHAFHIEGCGGGHVPNVLKMAGVPNVIGSSTNPTLPFGRDAVAEHYGMIVSVHDLKTDLPGDAAMARDRIRAGTMGAEDVLHDLGAIGITSSDAQGMGRAGETVRRTFAMAGKMKAERGPLDGDGAHDDNARVLRYLAKLTINPALAHGLAHEIGSIEPGKMADIVLWRPEFFGAKPQLVLKSGFPAYGVVGDPNAATDTCEPLVLGPQFGAHGATPADISVAFVAQAAVDLGSDLMPTRRRRVAVRGTRGIGPGDLLLNSRLGDVSVDGHSGLVTLDGDPLRSSPAESVSLNRLYFL; encoded by the coding sequence ATGAGCAGGCCCACCAGGCACCACGACCACCACCGGCCCGCACCCCGGGACATCGACCCCCACGAATACGCATCCGTGCACGGACCCCGCGCCGGGGACCGTGTCGTCCTCGGCGACTCCGGCCTCGTCGTACGGGTCGAGTCCGACGCGCAGAAGCCCGGTGACGAGTTCCTGGCCGGCTTCGGCAAGACGGCACGCGACGGACTGCACCTCAAGGCGGCCGCCGTCCGGGAGACCTGCGACGTCGTCATCAGCAACGTCCTGGTGATCGACGCCGTGCTGGGCATCCGCAAGGTCTCCATCGGCATCCGCGAGGGCCGTGTCCACGCCGTCGGCCGGGCCGGCAACCCCGACACCCTCGACGGCGTCGACGTCGTCGTCGGCACCGGCACCTCGATCGTCTCCGGTGAGGGGCTCATCGCCACCGCGGGCGCCGTCGACACCCACGTCCACCTGCTCTCGCCCCGCATCATGGAGGCCTCCCTCGCCTCCGGTGTCACCACCGTCATCGGCCAGGAGTTCGGACCCGTGTGGGGCGTCGGCGTCAACTCGCCCTGGGCGCTGCGGCACGCCTTCAACGCCTTCGACGCCTGGCCCGTCAACATCGGCTTCCTCGCCCGCGGTTCGTCCTCCGACCCGGCGCCGCTCGTCGAGGCGCTCGCCGAGGGCGGCGCGTCCGGCTTCAAGGTCCACGAGGACATGGGCGCCCACACCCGCGCCCTGGACACCGCGCTGCGCGTCGCGGAGGAGCACGACGTACAGGTCGCCCTGCACAGTGACGGCCTGAACGAGTGCCTGTCCGTCGAGGACACCCTGCGGGTGCTCGACGGACGGACGATCCACGCCTTCCACATCGAGGGCTGCGGCGGAGGGCACGTACCGAACGTGCTCAAGATGGCGGGCGTGCCGAACGTCATCGGCTCGTCCACCAACCCGACGCTGCCCTTCGGCCGGGACGCCGTCGCCGAGCACTACGGCATGATCGTCTCCGTCCACGACCTCAAGACCGACCTGCCGGGCGACGCGGCCATGGCCCGCGACCGGATCCGCGCCGGGACGATGGGCGCGGAGGACGTCCTGCACGACCTCGGGGCGATCGGCATCACCTCGTCGGACGCGCAGGGCATGGGGCGCGCGGGGGAGACCGTACGCCGCACCTTCGCCATGGCCGGCAAGATGAAGGCGGAACGAGGGCCCCTGGACGGCGACGGCGCGCACGACGACAACGCACGCGTGCTGCGCTACCTCGCCAAGCTGACGATCAATCCCGCCCTCGCGCACGGACTCGCCCACGAGATCGGCTCCATCGAGCCCGGCAAGATGGCCGACATCGTGCTGTGGCGGCCCGAGTTCTTCGGGGCCAAGCCCCAGCTGGTGCTGAAGTCGGGCTTCCCCGCGTACGGGGTGGTCGGCGACCCCAACGCCGCGACGGACACCTGCGAACCGCTCGTGCTCGGACCGCAGTTCGGGGCCCACGGGGCGACACCTGCGGACATCTCGGTGGCGTTCGTCGCCCAGGCCGCCGTGGACCTCGGCTCCGATCTGATGCCCACCCGCCGGCGTCGCGTCGCCGTGCGAGGCACCCGCGGCATCGGTCCGGGCGACCTGCTGCTCAACTCCCGGCTGGGGGACGTGTCGGTGGACGGACACAGCGGACTGGTCACCCTCGACGGCGACCCGCTGCGCTCGAGTCCGGCCGAGTCCGTCTCGCTGAACCGCCTCTACTTCCTCTGA
- the ureA gene encoding urease subunit gamma produces the protein MRLTPTERDRLLLFGAAELARARRARGLRLNVPEATALVADTVCEAARDGRRLAEAIEAARSILGPDDVLPGVADVVTEVHVEAVFDDGSRLAIVSDPIGGGRMGESAPGALIPGPADPDREPDVVLTVRNTAPVPVSVTSHFHFFEANPRLRFDRAAAYGMRLAVPAGSSVRFDPGGEAEVGLVPIGGDRIAIGFAGLVDGPLDAPGAKDEALRRAAACGYLGVEGATG, from the coding sequence ATGCGACTGACCCCGACCGAGCGCGACCGGCTGCTGCTCTTCGGCGCCGCCGAGCTGGCCAGGGCGCGCAGGGCCCGCGGTCTGCGGCTCAATGTCCCGGAGGCCACCGCGCTCGTCGCGGACACGGTCTGCGAGGCGGCTCGCGACGGGCGCCGGCTCGCGGAGGCCATCGAGGCCGCCCGCTCGATACTCGGCCCCGACGACGTCCTCCCCGGCGTCGCCGATGTCGTCACCGAGGTCCATGTCGAGGCCGTCTTCGACGACGGCTCCCGCCTCGCGATCGTCTCCGACCCCATCGGGGGCGGCCGGATGGGGGAGAGCGCGCCCGGGGCGCTGATCCCCGGCCCCGCGGACCCGGACCGCGAACCGGACGTCGTCCTCACCGTGCGCAACACCGCGCCCGTGCCGGTCAGCGTCACCTCGCACTTCCACTTCTTCGAGGCCAACCCCCGGCTGCGCTTCGACCGCGCCGCCGCCTACGGCATGCGGCTCGCGGTGCCGGCCGGCTCCTCCGTCCGCTTCGACCCCGGCGGCGAGGCGGAGGTCGGCCTCGTGCCGATCGGCGGCGACCGCATCGCCATCGGGTTCGCCGGCCTGGTCGACGGACCGCTGGACGCGCCCGGCGCGAAGGACGAAGCCCTGCGCAGAGCGGCCGCCTGCGGCTACCTGGGCGTGGAAGGAGCGACAGGATGA
- a CDS encoding cytosine permease, with translation MPVEQRGVDTVPEEERTSTPRDLVSILLGSNLCLGVIVFGWLPVSFGLGLWPSVTSVVAGTIVGVAVTAPLALVSLRTATNLSTSSGAAFGVRGRLVGSVVGLLLSLGYTALTLWIGGDVVIGTLARLAGLPTGGLAHTLVYALLAACTVVGAVYGYRLLLRLSKVLAVGMTALLLLGIVAYAPDLTTAAPPDTPYLLGSFWPTWVLSAVAAGLSGPIAFITLLGDYTRYISPLRHRPRRVLGATCVGLTAGLLVPQLFGTYTALAARAGADYAGPLVAASPAWYLVPLLIAAAAGSVGNAGLMLYSMGLDLDAILPRATRTRATLVVAVVATAFVFAGHFGWNAQSAMTSFVLLLTAVGAPWAVITLMAHVRCAGVYDAEALQVYNRRARGGVYWFRSGWNVRATVSWALGAAVGLAAVSTPLYEGPLLGLTGGIDCSFVLSGVVGGIAYAALRAGAAPAAVSAPVAETAAS, from the coding sequence ATGCCGGTGGAACAGCGCGGAGTCGACACCGTCCCCGAAGAGGAGCGCACCAGCACTCCTCGCGATCTCGTCTCGATCCTGCTCGGGTCGAACCTCTGCCTGGGGGTGATCGTCTTCGGCTGGCTCCCGGTCTCGTTCGGCCTCGGCCTGTGGCCGTCCGTCACCTCGGTGGTCGCCGGCACGATCGTCGGGGTGGCCGTCACCGCCCCGCTGGCCCTCGTCTCGCTGCGCACCGCGACCAACCTGTCGACGTCCAGCGGCGCGGCCTTCGGCGTCCGGGGCCGGCTCGTGGGCTCCGTCGTCGGCCTGCTGCTCTCGCTCGGCTACACGGCGCTGACCCTGTGGATCGGCGGCGACGTGGTGATCGGCACGCTGGCCCGCCTCGCGGGCCTGCCCACCGGCGGCCTCGCCCACACCCTCGTCTACGCACTGCTCGCGGCCTGCACCGTCGTCGGCGCCGTGTACGGCTACCGGCTGCTGCTGCGGCTCAGCAAGGTCCTGGCCGTCGGCATGACCGCGCTCCTGCTGCTCGGGATCGTCGCGTACGCCCCGGACCTCACTACCGCGGCGCCGCCCGACACCCCGTACCTGCTGGGCTCGTTCTGGCCGACCTGGGTGCTGTCGGCGGTGGCCGCCGGACTCAGCGGACCGATCGCCTTCATCACCCTGCTCGGCGACTACACCCGCTACATCTCGCCGCTGCGCCACCGCCCGCGGCGGGTGCTCGGCGCCACCTGCGTGGGGCTGACGGCCGGGCTGCTCGTCCCGCAGCTCTTCGGCACGTACACGGCGCTGGCCGCACGCGCCGGGGCCGACTACGCCGGCCCGCTCGTCGCCGCGTCCCCCGCCTGGTACCTCGTCCCGCTGCTGATCGCCGCCGCCGCGGGCTCGGTCGGCAACGCGGGACTGATGCTGTACTCGATGGGCCTCGACCTCGACGCGATCCTGCCGCGCGCCACCCGCACCCGCGCCACGCTGGTGGTGGCCGTCGTGGCCACGGCGTTCGTGTTCGCCGGCCACTTCGGGTGGAACGCCCAGTCGGCCATGACGTCGTTCGTGCTGCTGCTCACCGCGGTGGGCGCCCCCTGGGCGGTGATCACGCTGATGGCGCACGTCCGCTGCGCGGGCGTGTACGACGCGGAGGCCCTCCAGGTCTACAACCGCCGTGCGCGAGGCGGCGTCTACTGGTTCCGTTCCGGCTGGAACGTGCGCGCCACGGTGTCCTGGGCGCTGGGCGCGGCCGTGGGACTCGCGGCCGTCTCCACCCCGCTCTACGAAGGACCGCTCCTCGGCCTCACCGGCGGCATCGACTGCAGCTTCGTCCTGTCGGGCGTGGTGGGAGGTATCGCGTACGCGGCGCTGCGTGCGGGCGCTGCGCCCGCCGCCGTGAGCGCGCCGGTCGCGGAGACGGCTGCCTCGTGA
- a CDS encoding branched-chain amino acid aminotransferase: MTTPTIELKPSSHPLSDAEREAILANPGFGRHFTDHMVTIRWTEGRGWHDGELVPYGPLSMDPANMTLHYAQEIFEGLKAYRRPDGSVATFRPEANAERFQRSARRLAMPELPVDTFIAACDALVQQDKAWVPAHGGEASLYLRPFMIASEVGLGVKPANEYLFLVIASPAGAYFPGGVKPVSIWLSEDRVRAVPGGMGDAKTGGNYAASLLAQAEAAQKGCDQVAYLDAVEHRWVEELGGMNLYFVYETAPGGDLKIVTPELTGSLLAGITRDSLLTLAKDLGYGSEEGRISIDQWQADTENGTLKEVFACGTAAVITPVGRVKSARGEWTQSGGQPGEVTMRLRKALLDIQTGSGEDVHGWMHELG, translated from the coding sequence ATGACGACGCCCACGATCGAGCTCAAGCCCTCCTCGCACCCGCTGTCCGACGCGGAGCGCGAGGCGATCCTGGCCAATCCGGGATTCGGCCGCCACTTCACCGACCACATGGTGACGATCAGGTGGACGGAGGGGCGTGGCTGGCACGACGGCGAGCTTGTTCCTTACGGGCCGCTGTCCATGGACCCGGCCAACATGACCCTGCACTACGCGCAGGAGATCTTCGAAGGCCTCAAGGCGTACCGCCGCCCCGACGGTTCCGTGGCCACCTTCCGCCCCGAGGCCAACGCCGAGCGCTTCCAGCGTTCCGCGCGCCGCCTGGCGATGCCCGAGCTGCCGGTCGACACCTTCATCGCCGCCTGCGACGCGCTGGTCCAGCAGGACAAGGCGTGGGTCCCCGCCCACGGCGGCGAGGCGTCCCTCTACCTCCGCCCGTTCATGATCGCGAGCGAGGTCGGTCTGGGTGTGAAGCCCGCCAACGAGTACCTCTTCCTCGTCATCGCCTCGCCGGCCGGCGCGTACTTCCCCGGCGGCGTCAAGCCCGTCTCCATCTGGCTCTCCGAGGACCGGGTCCGCGCCGTCCCCGGCGGCATGGGCGACGCCAAGACCGGCGGCAACTACGCCGCGTCCCTGCTCGCCCAGGCCGAGGCCGCGCAGAAGGGCTGCGACCAGGTCGCCTACCTCGACGCCGTCGAGCACAGGTGGGTCGAGGAACTGGGCGGCATGAACCTGTACTTCGTCTACGAGACGGCCCCCGGCGGCGACCTCAAGATCGTCACCCCCGAGCTCACCGGCTCGCTCCTCGCCGGCATCACCCGCGACTCGCTCCTCACCCTGGCCAAGGACCTCGGCTATGGGTCGGAGGAGGGCCGGATCTCCATCGACCAGTGGCAGGCCGACACCGAGAACGGCACGCTCAAGGAGGTCTTCGCCTGCGGTACGGCCGCGGTGATCACCCCGGTCGGCCGGGTGAAGTCCGCCCGCGGCGAGTGGACGCAGTCCGGCGGGCAGCCGGGCGAAGTCACCATGAGGCTGCGCAAGGCTCTCCTCGACATCCAGACGGGCTCCGGCGAGGACGTCCACGGCTGGATGCACGAACTGGGCTGA